The proteins below are encoded in one region of Aquisphaera giovannonii:
- a CDS encoding ABC transporter permease family protein: MVGRLIARIVRRASRLALAIPLLALVLAALLDRVREQPGLSAGDASGSGESVNASIFPLVLAGFDPFVWTSMGHSLGLAAGVAIGSVLLGVLLGEASCRRSPAVRIAVAGFVLAPAVMTPAFLALGLLGVFGEAGPAGLPGLVARGFGHAAGEHAWPWLAWAWAALVPGVGLIAWATGSVRNRLDPSLEDAARVAGAGPFRAWRAVSWPLIRPVVAAAAGALFSATLADPGPPLVLGLRRTIAFQVFLAARARDPFPRAGALGLLLLAAALAGIGACRLWGRRSKVFAPVPAPGRELGRASRLGAARGVLLGLALGTWAVVAWLPVAGLVLLCVEGCAREGFHATLFGGPMVGLLSRTIGLGLCLAALCAIAGPGRHPPVARRRAGDRSRRAAVSRPGAPLLVLGIGLLAVSRIAGLGAIWSEGSIGWRAVGSPLRAVAWLFDPYAVPDLLVLLGGCIDLLIRARTIPEGDRASSRRVEQALAAGATSRRARRLAAAGGLSAGRIALLCTTAATAVSPAIILAVTPDGQTLGPGVISLATRPGPGRSQAASLALLALLSSLIAVAWASRASRRSRVSTHEHLVG; this comes from the coding sequence ATGGTGGGACGACTCATCGCTCGCATCGTCCGCCGTGCGTCCCGCCTCGCCCTGGCCATCCCGCTCCTGGCGCTCGTCCTCGCGGCGTTGCTGGACCGGGTCCGCGAGCAGCCGGGCCTGAGCGCGGGTGATGCGTCCGGGTCCGGCGAGAGCGTCAACGCTTCCATCTTCCCGCTCGTCCTCGCCGGCTTCGATCCGTTCGTCTGGACCTCCATGGGTCACAGCCTGGGCCTCGCGGCGGGCGTGGCGATCGGCTCCGTGCTCTTGGGGGTCCTCCTCGGCGAGGCGTCGTGCCGCCGGTCGCCCGCGGTCCGCATCGCGGTCGCCGGGTTCGTGCTGGCGCCGGCCGTCATGACGCCGGCCTTCCTGGCGCTGGGGCTCCTCGGCGTCTTCGGCGAGGCCGGCCCGGCCGGCCTGCCCGGCCTCGTGGCCCGGGGATTCGGCCACGCCGCGGGCGAGCACGCCTGGCCGTGGCTGGCGTGGGCCTGGGCGGCCCTCGTCCCCGGCGTCGGGCTCATCGCCTGGGCGACCGGGTCGGTGCGGAACCGCCTGGATCCCAGCCTTGAGGACGCGGCCCGGGTGGCCGGCGCCGGGCCCTTCCGGGCATGGCGGGCCGTGAGCTGGCCCCTGATCCGCCCCGTCGTCGCCGCGGCGGCCGGCGCGCTCTTCTCGGCCACGCTGGCCGACCCCGGCCCTCCGCTCGTGCTCGGCCTCCGCAGGACGATCGCGTTCCAGGTCTTCCTGGCGGCGAGGGCCCGGGACCCGTTCCCGCGTGCCGGGGCCCTCGGCCTCCTGCTCCTCGCGGCGGCCTTGGCGGGGATCGGCGCGTGCCGGCTCTGGGGACGCCGCTCGAAGGTCTTCGCGCCCGTCCCCGCCCCGGGCCGCGAGCTCGGGCGGGCGTCGAGGCTCGGCGCGGCCCGGGGCGTGCTGCTCGGCCTCGCGCTCGGAACCTGGGCGGTCGTTGCCTGGCTGCCGGTCGCGGGGCTCGTCCTCCTGTGCGTGGAAGGCTGCGCCCGGGAGGGCTTCCACGCGACCCTGTTCGGGGGTCCCATGGTTGGGTTGCTTTCCCGGACCATCGGCCTGGGTCTCTGCCTCGCGGCGCTGTGCGCGATCGCCGGCCCGGGGCGGCACCCGCCGGTCGCCCGGCGGCGTGCCGGCGATCGAAGTCGCCGTGCCGCGGTGTCCCGCCCCGGAGCCCCCCTCCTGGTCCTCGGGATCGGGCTGCTGGCCGTATCCAGGATCGCCGGGCTCGGTGCGATCTGGTCGGAAGGCTCGATCGGGTGGAGGGCGGTCGGGTCGCCGCTCCGCGCGGTGGCGTGGTTGTTCGACCCGTACGCCGTGCCGGACCTCCTCGTCCTCCTCGGCGGGTGCATCGACCTGCTGATTCGGGCTCGCACGATCCCCGAGGGCGATCGGGCCTCGTCCCGCCGCGTCGAGCAGGCCCTGGCCGCGGGCGCGACCAGCCGGCGGGCGCGGCGGCTGGCGGCGGCCGGTGGGCTCTCCGCGGGCCGGATCGCGCTGCTCTGCACGACGGCCGCCACGGCGGTGAGCCCCGCGATCATCCTGGCCGTCACGCCGGACGGCCAGACGCTGGGCCCGGGCGTCATCTCCCTGGCGACGCGGCCCGGACCGGGCCGC
- a CDS encoding zinc-dependent alcohol dehydrogenase family protein, producing MRAFRLHAFDGPDGYRLEERPSPSPGHGEVVVRMKAASLNYRDLLISKGLYNPKLPLPQVPLSDGAGEVAAVGLGVTRFKLGDRVSANFMAGWIEGPIDAAKGRTALGGEAGGVLAEEVVLPEAALVRIPDHLGFEEAATLPCAALTAWHALFPSGRVKPGDAVLTQGSGGVSVFAIQFASLAGARVIATSSSDTKLSRLKDLGASELINYKTTPDWDRRARELTGGAGVDHVIEVGGAGTLPKSLRAVRVGGHVALIGVLSGLGEVNPMGILMNSIRVHGIYVGSRDMFEAMNRAISAASLRPVIDRVFPFEDAASALRHLETGSHLGKVVIRIP from the coding sequence ATGAGAGCCTTTCGTCTCCACGCCTTCGACGGCCCGGACGGGTACCGCCTCGAGGAGCGGCCGTCGCCGTCGCCGGGGCACGGCGAGGTCGTCGTCCGCATGAAGGCCGCGTCCTTGAACTATCGCGACCTGCTGATTTCCAAGGGGCTGTACAATCCGAAACTCCCGCTCCCCCAGGTGCCGCTGTCGGACGGCGCCGGCGAGGTCGCCGCGGTCGGCCTCGGCGTAACCCGCTTCAAGCTCGGCGACCGCGTGTCCGCGAACTTCATGGCGGGGTGGATCGAAGGGCCCATCGACGCCGCGAAGGGCCGCACCGCGCTCGGGGGCGAGGCCGGCGGCGTCCTCGCCGAGGAGGTCGTCCTGCCGGAGGCCGCGCTGGTGCGCATCCCCGACCACCTGGGATTCGAGGAGGCCGCCACGCTGCCCTGCGCCGCGCTGACGGCCTGGCACGCCCTCTTCCCGAGCGGCCGGGTCAAGCCCGGCGACGCCGTCCTGACCCAGGGCAGCGGCGGCGTGTCGGTCTTCGCGATCCAGTTCGCCAGCCTGGCCGGCGCCCGCGTCATCGCGACGTCGAGCAGCGACACGAAGCTATCCCGCCTGAAGGACCTCGGGGCGTCCGAGCTGATCAACTACAAGACGACGCCCGACTGGGACCGCCGCGCCAGGGAGCTCACCGGCGGCGCTGGCGTGGACCACGTCATCGAGGTCGGCGGCGCGGGGACGCTCCCGAAATCGCTCCGTGCCGTGCGCGTCGGCGGTCACGTCGCGCTGATCGGCGTCCTCTCGGGGCTGGGGGAGGTCAACCCGATGGGCATCCTGATGAACAGCATCCGGGTCCACGGCATCTACGTCGGTTCGCGCGACATGTTCGAGGCCATGAACCGGGCCATCTCCGCGGCGTCCCTCCGCCCCGTGATCGACCGCGTGTTCCCATTCGAGGACGCGGCTTCGGCGCTGCGGCACCTGGAGACGGGGAGCCACCTGGGTAAGGTCGTGATCCGCATCCCATGA
- a CDS encoding ABC transporter ATP-binding protein: MIRLTVDGLVKRFGQVAAVDGASLEVAPGELCAVVGPPGAGKSTLSRLLAGLETPDDGEVFFDDRMVQSTPPRERGVGVVFPDFALWPTMTVAENVAYPLAIRRVKAPERRRRLAETLSMLRIDSLAGKRPEQLSPAQAFRVALARAVVAGPDLLILDEPLDPFDSRGKAEVLAEIRTVREEVGITAILLTRSVAEALAACDRVAVMDLGRILQAGPPDDVYNGPVDAFVARFLGPTNLLQGQIDGNGAGPDGRRELVVRTPLGRLVATMPGPALAVPLPPGTPVTLSIRPETLAFGPTIPADWNRFPATIERMSFQGETRLIELRGPGDWPITAKALQSRSRALREGQSLTLSVAPEFVTLLPGRLGNA; this comes from the coding sequence ATGATCCGCCTCACCGTCGATGGACTCGTCAAGCGATTCGGGCAGGTGGCCGCCGTGGACGGGGCGTCGCTCGAGGTCGCCCCGGGCGAGCTCTGCGCGGTGGTCGGCCCCCCCGGGGCCGGCAAGTCCACGCTCTCGCGGCTCCTCGCGGGCCTCGAGACGCCCGACGACGGCGAGGTCTTCTTCGACGACCGCATGGTCCAGTCGACGCCCCCGCGCGAGCGGGGTGTCGGGGTGGTGTTCCCCGACTTCGCCCTCTGGCCGACGATGACCGTCGCCGAGAACGTCGCCTATCCTCTGGCGATCCGCCGGGTGAAGGCCCCGGAGCGGCGCAGGAGGCTCGCCGAGACGCTCAGCATGCTGCGGATCGACAGCCTCGCGGGGAAGCGTCCCGAGCAGCTCTCGCCGGCCCAGGCCTTCCGGGTCGCGCTCGCGCGTGCCGTGGTCGCCGGGCCGGATCTCCTCATCCTGGATGAGCCCCTGGACCCCTTCGATTCGAGGGGCAAGGCCGAGGTGCTGGCCGAGATCCGCACCGTCCGGGAGGAGGTCGGCATCACGGCCATCCTCCTGACCCGAAGCGTGGCCGAGGCCCTCGCCGCCTGCGACCGCGTGGCGGTCATGGACCTGGGCCGGATCCTCCAGGCCGGCCCGCCGGACGACGTCTACAACGGCCCGGTGGACGCGTTCGTCGCCCGATTCCTGGGCCCGACGAACCTCCTCCAGGGACAGATCGACGGCAACGGGGCGGGCCCGGACGGCCGGCGTGAGCTCGTCGTCCGCACCCCGCTCGGCCGGCTGGTCGCGACGATGCCCGGCCCGGCGCTCGCGGTGCCGCTGCCGCCGGGCACGCCCGTCACCCTCTCCATCCGCCCCGAGACCCTCGCCTTCGGCCCGACCATCCCGGCCGACTGGAATCGGTTCCCGGCCACCATCGAACGGATGTCGTTCCAGGGCGAAACCAGGCTGATCGAGCTCCGCGGCCCCGGCGACTGGCCGATCACCGCGAAGGCCCTCCAGAGCCGATCCCGGGCCCTCCGGGAAGGTCAGAGCCTCACGCTCTCGGTCGCTCCCGAGTTCGTCACCCTGCTGCCCGGCAGGCTCGGGAACGCCTGA
- a CDS encoding M28 family peptidase has product MRLGARVIRRRSHRRHGLGEALSAFLIALTAVTTVARAQAPPDAVPSPSGAAYVSPAEARLKADVSFLAADEREGRVPGSKGIEAAASYIADTFKSLALTSAPGTNGYFQEFSLSGRAVLGTPNELSISAPDGQVLRGDVKETFTPLAVGDSGSVEGLPIVFVGYGITAKEPAKKLDYDDYAGVDVAGKAVLLIRREPQQDRSDSPFDGDRTSRYATFQHKATNAFQHGAAIVLLVNDLAGLAGKEDSLLSVVQTGGEQDTSSKLPFVMLTRAYADRVLAAAGSPGLAELERQIDGDLKPRSRALPGVKLSAKVTIDRPGIKTRNVIGVLEGSGPLADETVVIGGHYDHLGRGGFLSGSLAVLSSDIHNGADDNASGTAMVMEIARRLAARRDPLPRRVVFVCFSGEEKGLLGSEYYVKHPPYPLDRTVMMINFDMVGRLNLKNELTMIGMGTSPGSEALVEAIGKTSGLTIKKVNGLTDGFGGSDHQSFYAKRVPVLFAFTGIHRDYHRPSDDPDRINYGGMARICDYVELLALELARRPVRPPFKELEAPRRSASQSSSVGMSATLGVMPDYSDESKEGMKLSGVREGGPAAKAGIKGGDVIKSIAGKPVATIYDYMESLKGFKPGQKVEVGIRREGKDLKLEAELGGGASSAHKQ; this is encoded by the coding sequence ATGCGCCTTGGCGCCCGGGTTATCCGACGCAGATCCCATCGGCGGCATGGCCTCGGCGAGGCCCTGTCGGCGTTCCTGATCGCCCTGACCGCGGTGACGACCGTCGCCAGGGCCCAGGCGCCCCCGGACGCGGTCCCCTCCCCGTCGGGCGCGGCCTATGTCTCGCCCGCCGAGGCTCGCCTGAAGGCGGATGTCTCGTTCCTCGCGGCCGACGAGCGCGAGGGGCGTGTCCCCGGGTCGAAGGGCATCGAGGCCGCGGCGAGCTACATCGCCGACACCTTCAAGTCGCTCGCTCTGACTTCGGCGCCGGGCACGAACGGATATTTCCAGGAATTCTCCCTGAGCGGCCGGGCGGTCCTCGGCACGCCCAACGAGCTCTCGATCTCGGCACCGGACGGCCAGGTGTTGCGGGGCGACGTAAAGGAGACGTTCACGCCGCTCGCCGTCGGCGACAGCGGCTCGGTCGAGGGGCTGCCGATCGTCTTCGTCGGCTACGGGATCACGGCGAAGGAGCCGGCGAAGAAGCTCGACTACGACGACTACGCCGGAGTGGACGTCGCCGGCAAGGCCGTCCTCCTGATCCGCCGCGAGCCCCAGCAGGACCGGTCCGACAGCCCATTCGACGGCGACCGGACCAGCCGGTACGCCACGTTCCAGCACAAGGCGACGAACGCCTTCCAGCACGGCGCGGCGATCGTCCTGCTGGTCAACGACCTCGCCGGCCTCGCGGGCAAGGAGGATTCGCTGCTTTCCGTCGTCCAGACCGGCGGCGAGCAGGACACCTCGTCGAAGCTCCCCTTCGTCATGCTGACCCGCGCGTACGCGGACCGGGTCCTGGCCGCGGCCGGGTCGCCCGGCCTGGCGGAGCTCGAGCGGCAGATCGACGGCGACCTCAAGCCCCGCTCGCGAGCCCTGCCGGGCGTCAAGCTGTCCGCCAAGGTCACCATCGACCGGCCCGGGATCAAGACCCGGAATGTCATCGGGGTCCTCGAGGGGAGCGGCCCGCTCGCCGACGAGACGGTCGTCATCGGCGGCCATTATGACCACCTGGGCCGCGGCGGGTTCCTGTCCGGATCGCTGGCCGTCCTCTCCAGCGACATTCACAACGGCGCCGACGACAACGCATCGGGCACCGCCATGGTCATGGAGATCGCACGCCGGCTGGCCGCGAGGCGAGATCCACTGCCGCGACGCGTGGTCTTCGTCTGCTTCTCCGGGGAGGAGAAGGGGCTGCTCGGCTCCGAATACTACGTCAAGCATCCGCCCTACCCGCTGGACCGCACCGTCATGATGATCAACTTCGACATGGTCGGGCGGCTTAACCTGAAGAACGAGCTGACGATGATCGGCATGGGCACCTCACCCGGCAGCGAGGCCCTGGTCGAGGCGATCGGCAAGACGTCCGGTCTGACGATCAAGAAGGTGAACGGGCTGACGGACGGCTTCGGCGGGAGCGATCACCAGTCCTTCTATGCGAAGCGGGTCCCGGTCCTCTTCGCATTCACGGGCATCCATCGCGACTACCACAGGCCGAGCGACGACCCCGACCGCATCAACTACGGAGGGATGGCCCGCATCTGCGACTACGTGGAGCTGCTCGCCCTGGAGCTCGCCCGACGCCCGGTCCGCCCGCCCTTCAAGGAGCTCGAGGCCCCGCGGCGATCGGCCTCGCAGTCGTCGTCCGTCGGGATGAGCGCCACCCTGGGCGTCATGCCGGACTACTCCGACGAGTCGAAGGAGGGCATGAAGCTCAGCGGCGTCCGCGAGGGCGGCCCCGCCGCGAAGGCCGGGATCAAGGGGGGCGACGTCATCAAGAGCATCGCCGGCAAGCCCGTCGCGACGATCTACGATTACATGGAGAGCCTGAAGGGCTTCAAGCCCGGGCAGAAGGTCGAGGTCGGCATCCGCCGCGAGGGCAAGGACCTGAAGCTCGAGGCCGAGCTCGGCGGGGGCGCCAGCTCGGCCCACAAGCAGTAA
- a CDS encoding sigma-54-dependent transcriptional regulator yields the protein MRRRILVVDDMEFNRDHLRKVLEPGGYDVEAASSGVDALRRMEEQAFHLVITDLRMPDMSGLDLLSQVRTRRYPVGVIVLTAYGDTTDALETMKAGADDFLTKPCNPDHLLFLVKRTMDRRRLIDDLEELRTRLHEDYSFHTIISKSPKMRNIFDLIKHVGPLNSTVLILGETGTGKELVARALHAASSRRDRPFVALNCAVLNDSLLESELFGHERGAFTGAERRKAGRFEAANGGTLLLDEIGDIAPAMQAKLLRVLQTGVFERVGGTESVKVDVRIVAATHKRLEDEVAAGRFRRDLFYRLNVIRVEIPPLRERREDVPLLAMHFLESSSGTRPTAVKEIATEAMQALLEHDWPGNVRELRNAINSAAAFADGSVIRPENLPGSLAPRPSRRPSGSNLIDIDRRLPELTEDLVGQVEKEYFQRLLSEYRGNVARCARHSGLSRRSVTQKLQKYGLERTDFKRANGRVPSAPHEAEA from the coding sequence ATGAGACGGCGAATCCTGGTGGTCGATGACATGGAATTCAATCGCGACCACCTGCGGAAGGTGCTGGAGCCGGGCGGGTACGACGTCGAGGCGGCGTCGAGCGGGGTCGACGCCCTCCGCAGGATGGAAGAGCAGGCGTTCCACCTCGTCATCACGGACCTGCGGATGCCGGACATGAGCGGCCTGGACCTGCTCTCGCAGGTGAGGACCAGGCGATATCCCGTCGGCGTCATCGTGCTGACCGCGTATGGCGACACCACCGACGCCCTGGAGACGATGAAGGCCGGCGCCGACGACTTCCTGACGAAGCCGTGCAATCCGGACCACCTGCTGTTCCTCGTCAAGAGGACGATGGACCGCCGTCGGCTCATCGACGACCTGGAGGAGCTCCGGACGCGGCTCCACGAGGATTACAGCTTCCACACGATCATCTCGAAGAGCCCGAAGATGAGGAACATCTTCGACCTCATCAAGCACGTCGGGCCGCTCAACTCGACGGTCCTGATCCTGGGCGAGACGGGCACGGGCAAGGAGCTCGTCGCCAGGGCCCTGCACGCGGCGAGCAGCCGCCGGGATCGTCCCTTCGTCGCGCTCAACTGCGCGGTCCTCAACGACTCCCTGCTGGAGAGCGAGCTGTTCGGGCACGAGCGCGGGGCGTTCACCGGGGCCGAGAGGCGCAAGGCCGGTCGGTTCGAGGCGGCCAACGGCGGCACCCTGCTGCTCGACGAGATCGGCGACATCGCCCCCGCGATGCAGGCCAAGCTGCTCCGCGTGCTCCAGACCGGCGTCTTCGAGCGCGTGGGGGGGACGGAATCCGTCAAGGTGGACGTGCGGATCGTCGCCGCGACGCACAAACGCCTCGAAGACGAGGTGGCCGCCGGCCGCTTCCGCAGGGATCTCTTCTACCGACTCAACGTGATCCGGGTCGAGATCCCCCCGCTCCGCGAACGCCGCGAAGACGTCCCGCTGCTGGCGATGCACTTCCTCGAGAGCTCGAGCGGCACGCGGCCGACGGCGGTCAAGGAGATCGCCACGGAGGCGATGCAGGCGCTCCTCGAGCACGACTGGCCGGGCAACGTCCGCGAATTGCGGAACGCCATCAATTCGGCGGCCGCCTTCGCCGATGGATCGGTCATCCGCCCCGAGAACCTGCCCGGTTCGCTGGCCCCTCGGCCTTCGCGACGGCCGTCGGGCTCGAACCTCATCGACATCGACCGCCGCCTCCCCGAGCTCACCGAGGACCTGGTCGGGCAGGTGGAGAAGGAGTATTTCCAGCGGCTCCTCTCGGAATATCGCGGCAACGTGGCTCGCTGCGCGCGCCACAGCGGCCTGTCGCGCCGGAGCGTCACCCAGAAGCTCCAGAAGTACGGGCTCGAGCGGACCGACTTCAAGCGGGCCAACGGCCGCGTGCCTTCCGCCCCGCACGAGGCCGAGGCGTGA
- a CDS encoding S1C family serine protease — MSIRGGGASGVIVDAERGLILTTEQAMGGSPRAVVVFTDGRQVETDRVYRDPRSELVLVGIKPQGLGLKAVTWTGSQPLEMGDWLLAVGRPTGRSHAISAGIVSGRGLVNTPRGDFEGLWTDAITGGANAGGPLVDLEGRVVAIGLNPVDGAGSPERFGLAIPAEAARRFISEVSDPGQVRRGYLGLTIGEERGDPLDAGVPRGLVITAVLPGSAAEQSGFRAGDRLLAVDGLPIGEVDGLSRVVEAAPVGTEFRLRVSREGKATELVVRSRPRPDGQGVAAIRPAVPPRTASPNRPATSPTRRAPSAAQDRDKAAPTRTPREMSITPDTPRQLDPIGDPPSGSASLPPDPDGSPATARTPSPRAGAAAEPRPTAEPGLPDPAELPEDSRPLPIPVEQPKPQTPRRPSPTAAAKPGANASPDAVEGTPPAAKPQPATPATTQPGRKPEDKAASRPGADDKAPPVRKPDDKPSPKPKPDAKPSAKPQDQPKSQEKPRPHEKPKTGDEPKPQEKPASQAPPDEKSSTPKSKQDARPESKPAPPPAPISEPVDLSPLDPPLEVSPAPGPGRAR, encoded by the coding sequence GTGTCGATCCGAGGCGGCGGAGCCAGCGGCGTCATCGTCGATGCGGAACGAGGGCTGATCCTCACGACCGAGCAGGCGATGGGCGGTTCCCCTCGGGCCGTGGTGGTCTTCACCGACGGGCGGCAGGTTGAAACCGATCGAGTGTACCGGGACCCCCGCTCGGAACTGGTCCTCGTCGGCATCAAGCCGCAGGGCCTGGGCCTGAAGGCGGTCACCTGGACCGGGAGCCAGCCGCTGGAGATGGGCGACTGGCTCCTCGCGGTCGGCCGGCCGACCGGCCGATCGCATGCGATCTCGGCGGGCATCGTCAGCGGCAGGGGCCTCGTGAACACCCCCCGCGGCGACTTCGAGGGCCTGTGGACCGACGCCATAACCGGGGGGGCGAATGCCGGAGGCCCGCTTGTGGACCTCGAAGGCCGCGTCGTCGCCATCGGACTGAATCCCGTGGACGGGGCCGGCTCGCCGGAGCGATTCGGCCTGGCCATCCCGGCCGAGGCCGCGCGTAGGTTCATCTCCGAGGTGTCGGATCCTGGCCAGGTCCGACGCGGGTATCTCGGACTGACGATCGGGGAGGAGCGCGGCGATCCCCTGGATGCGGGCGTGCCCCGCGGCCTCGTCATCACCGCCGTCCTTCCCGGAAGCGCCGCCGAGCAGTCGGGATTTCGCGCGGGCGACCGGCTCCTCGCGGTCGACGGCCTCCCGATCGGCGAGGTGGACGGCCTTTCGCGGGTCGTCGAAGCGGCCCCCGTCGGCACCGAGTTCCGGCTGCGGGTGTCGCGCGAAGGCAAGGCCACGGAACTCGTCGTCCGCTCACGCCCACGGCCGGACGGTCAAGGCGTCGCCGCCATCCGACCGGCCGTCCCGCCTCGTACCGCCTCGCCGAACCGCCCTGCCACTTCGCCGACGCGCCGCGCACCTTCGGCCGCACAGGACCGGGACAAGGCGGCCCCGACTCGCACGCCTCGCGAGATGAGCATCACCCCGGATACGCCCAGGCAACTCGACCCGATCGGGGACCCTCCCTCGGGCTCGGCCAGCCTGCCGCCCGACCCGGACGGGTCGCCGGCCACGGCTCGCACTCCATCCCCCCGCGCGGGTGCGGCGGCCGAGCCGAGGCCGACCGCCGAACCCGGCCTCCCCGACCCGGCCGAACTGCCCGAAGACTCTCGGCCCCTCCCGATCCCCGTTGAGCAGCCGAAGCCACAGACGCCGCGGCGGCCCTCTCCCACCGCGGCGGCGAAGCCGGGTGCGAACGCCTCGCCGGATGCGGTCGAGGGGACGCCCCCGGCCGCCAAACCGCAGCCCGCCACGCCCGCGACCACTCAACCGGGGCGGAAGCCGGAGGACAAGGCCGCATCCAGGCCTGGGGCGGATGATAAGGCGCCGCCCGTGAGGAAGCCGGACGATAAGCCGTCGCCCAAGCCCAAGCCGGACGCCAAGCCGTCGGCGAAGCCGCAAGATCAGCCCAAATCCCAGGAGAAGCCGAGGCCGCACGAGAAGCCGAAGACGGGAGACGAGCCCAAGCCGCAGGAGAAGCCCGCCTCCCAGGCCCCGCCGGACGAGAAGTCCTCGACGCCGAAGAGCAAGCAGGACGCAAGGCCCGAATCGAAGCCGGCACCCCCGCCGGCGCCGATCTCCGAGCCGGTCGACCTCTCTCCGCTCGATCCGCCCCTCGAAGTCTCCCCTGCCCCGGGTCCGGGGCGTGCCCGCTAG
- a CDS encoding tetratricopeptide repeat protein, producing MTDDKGSRALVPVTPGRAAASRPAEHTDPYKFWSDFYRTHDQGPEKLREALRILNLSRSFREVHAMLTGYLTQRVSQREPWMYEALALSIEMNNGRPEDVKTALNYAADLAQRTHNPNDLVSAADKLYLKGYYDRVGALLDEAAAKVPHRSEPLVMMINLAQKTRDAGRMGDAVERLLSLGWPGQDEYYRIEARNQVEKLAAALREDAKPSEAKSLLDRLAAAEARDVFIRLSWDGDADYDLVVSEPLGASASKLLPRTVFGGSIVKNGYGKHPEDIYVCPRGFDGEYTVRISMVYSNPEKPTTRLTLETITHEGTPEEKKDSHTLSPSDPQTKPVVVKLQGGRRKTVLPFLSPAAAIESAKAGTAAPKAPASNRGGAAPPRSGGPKAGRPAAGPVPPR from the coding sequence GTGACGGATGATAAGGGGAGTCGGGCACTGGTCCCCGTCACCCCGGGCAGGGCGGCGGCCTCCCGGCCGGCGGAGCATACAGACCCGTACAAGTTCTGGTCCGACTTCTATCGGACGCACGACCAGGGCCCCGAGAAACTCCGCGAGGCGCTTCGGATCCTCAACCTCAGCAGGAGCTTCCGCGAGGTCCACGCCATGCTCACCGGCTACTTGACGCAGCGGGTCAGCCAACGCGAGCCGTGGATGTACGAGGCCCTGGCCCTCTCGATCGAGATGAACAACGGCCGTCCGGAGGACGTGAAGACGGCCCTGAACTATGCCGCCGACCTCGCTCAGCGGACGCACAACCCGAACGACCTCGTCAGCGCCGCCGACAAGCTCTACCTGAAGGGCTACTACGATCGCGTCGGTGCGCTGCTGGACGAGGCGGCGGCAAAGGTGCCGCACCGGTCCGAGCCCCTCGTCATGATGATCAACCTGGCGCAGAAGACCAGGGACGCCGGTCGGATGGGAGACGCGGTCGAGCGGCTCCTCTCGCTCGGCTGGCCGGGGCAGGACGAATATTACCGCATCGAGGCCCGGAACCAGGTCGAGAAGCTGGCCGCGGCGCTCCGGGAAGATGCCAAGCCCTCCGAGGCGAAATCCCTCCTCGATCGGCTCGCCGCCGCCGAGGCCCGCGACGTCTTCATCCGGCTGAGCTGGGACGGGGACGCCGACTACGACCTCGTCGTGAGCGAGCCGCTCGGCGCCTCGGCGAGCAAGTTGCTACCCCGCACCGTGTTCGGCGGATCGATCGTCAAGAACGGGTACGGGAAGCATCCCGAGGACATCTATGTCTGCCCCAGGGGCTTCGACGGCGAGTACACGGTGAGGATCTCCATGGTCTACTCGAACCCGGAGAAGCCGACGACGCGGCTGACGCTCGAGACCATCACGCACGAAGGGACGCCGGAGGAGAAGAAGGATTCGCATACCCTCTCGCCGTCCGATCCCCAGACGAAGCCGGTCGTCGTCAAGCTCCAGGGGGGGCGGCGCAAGACCGTGCTCCCCTTCCTCAGCCCGGCGGCTGCCATCGAGTCCGCCAAGGCCGGAACGGCAGCCCCGAAAGCACCGGCCTCCAATCGCGGGGGCGCCGCCCCGCCCCGTTCCGGCGGCCCGAAGGCCGGCCGACCGGCGGCGGGTCCGGTCCCTCCCCGCTGA